Proteins co-encoded in one Flavobacteriaceae bacterium MAR_2009_75 genomic window:
- a CDS encoding glycosyltransferase involved in cell wall biosynthesis, with amino-acid sequence MKLAIVTAYPPSKVTLTEYGYYLVKHFRLQNEISEIVLMTDSTSAAKDFAFKESGCLITVEECWDFNSYSNILRVNKAINRHKPDAVLYNLQFLKFGDKKIPAALGLILPYLTKKKGIPTISLLHNILEKVDLENAGFTNNKILQKLYNFIGTNLTRFILASDIVAVTISKYVSTLEAKYKAKNIALIPHGSFETPPQPDFNLPDGPKQVMAFGKFGTYKKVEVLIEAVEVIRSRTQENIEIVIAGTDSPNTPGYLDEMKEKYDHVDQLRFTGYVAEEDVPVIFGESALVVFPYTSTTGSSGVLHQAGSYGKAVALPDLGDLSILVQEEGYRGEFFLPENKESLADAIEKILIDNEYRTQLAKANYQAACSLPMSTITKMYIDYFKAIQAQKSKGLLIDVNAIKLPPETIEA; translated from the coding sequence TCGTTTTGATGACCGATAGTACCAGTGCTGCCAAAGATTTTGCATTTAAAGAGAGTGGTTGTTTAATAACTGTTGAAGAATGTTGGGATTTTAACAGCTATTCGAACATCTTGAGAGTTAACAAGGCCATCAACAGGCATAAACCGGATGCCGTGCTTTACAATTTACAGTTTCTAAAATTCGGTGATAAAAAAATACCGGCAGCCCTCGGTCTAATTTTACCATACTTGACCAAGAAAAAAGGCATACCCACAATTTCGCTACTACATAATATTCTTGAAAAGGTAGATTTAGAAAATGCCGGTTTTACCAATAATAAAATTCTACAAAAACTTTATAATTTCATAGGTACGAACTTGACGCGCTTTATTTTAGCTTCTGATATCGTTGCAGTGACCATTAGCAAATATGTGTCGACGTTAGAAGCGAAATATAAGGCCAAGAACATAGCCCTAATTCCCCATGGTTCTTTTGAGACACCCCCTCAACCAGATTTTAATTTACCGGATGGCCCTAAACAAGTTATGGCCTTTGGTAAATTCGGTACCTACAAAAAGGTAGAGGTTCTTATTGAAGCCGTTGAAGTAATTCGTTCACGTACGCAAGAAAATATTGAAATAGTCATAGCAGGTACCGATAGCCCGAATACACCGGGATATCTCGATGAAATGAAAGAGAAATACGATCATGTAGATCAACTGAGGTTTACAGGCTACGTGGCCGAAGAAGATGTACCTGTTATCTTTGGTGAAAGTGCATTGGTTGTTTTTCCGTACACCTCAACAACCGGAAGTTCTGGCGTTTTGCACCAAGCGGGCAGTTACGGTAAAGCAGTAGCCCTACCAGATTTAGGAGATCTTAGTATACTCGTGCAAGAAGAAGGTTACCGGGGTGAATTCTTTCTACCTGAAAACAAAGAGTCGTTGGCCGATGCCATTGAAAAAATATTAATTGATAACGAGTATCGTACGCAGCTGGCAAAAGCCAATTATCAGGCAGCCTGTTCATTACCTATGAGTACGATTACAAAAATGTATATAGACTATTTCAAAGCTATACAAGCACAAAAATCTAAAGGACTATTAATAGATGTAAATGCCATAAAATTGCCCCCTGAAACTATAGAGGCTTAA
- a CDS encoding cellulase (glycosyl hydrolase family 5): MNWNRLLIRIVLIISFVGVNALILFGISSVWSYLNTGADRSSRLHLNLEEVQTYLPKVVWDTSRVEGRPIEPRTLAKIERDYLNGWYVKNTALFSNNRYGVKDYFTDSAQAKVSKILDYNSSNKSSFKQTTLEHNPKLDFYSADGTQIYFTDTNVELYQEAYDNGVPILEKEETTSYKVIMLLEDGFWRIRHFTKAENSEIRQKQAEVLSDSIQNLLKSMKGLNYYPQDTPWDVFGKKYSDSTIAKDFGLIKNMGLNTIRIFIPYEDFGAAHVDGKKLEKVKSLLDIAHENQLMAVVTLFDFYGNYDVFDWTLTHRHAEQVVNALKEHPALLAWDLKNEPDLDFDSRQKSVVMAWLGKMHEKVQSWDPNHPITVGWATPEAAINLSDKLDFISFHYYRDISEFKSSFDKLKSSVTDSNKPIVLQEYGVSSYSGLWNGFRGSDEYQAEYYKEMQSILKEADIPFLFWTLYDFTQVPNSVVGWRPWRKQPQKHYGCIGLDGKPKAAMKYLTQE; the protein is encoded by the coding sequence AGTTCAAACATATTTACCTAAAGTTGTCTGGGATACATCAAGAGTCGAGGGCCGCCCGATAGAACCCCGAACTTTGGCCAAGATAGAGCGTGACTATTTGAACGGGTGGTACGTAAAAAACACCGCCCTGTTCAGTAATAATCGATACGGGGTAAAAGATTATTTTACTGATAGTGCCCAGGCGAAAGTCTCTAAAATACTTGATTACAACAGTTCAAATAAGTCTTCTTTCAAACAAACAACGTTAGAACATAATCCTAAACTAGACTTTTACAGTGCCGATGGCACCCAAATTTATTTTACCGATACCAATGTTGAACTCTATCAAGAGGCATATGATAATGGCGTTCCGATTCTTGAAAAAGAGGAAACTACCTCCTATAAGGTCATTATGCTATTAGAAGATGGTTTCTGGCGTATAAGACATTTCACTAAAGCAGAAAACTCAGAAATTAGGCAAAAGCAAGCTGAGGTTTTGTCCGATAGCATTCAAAACCTTCTAAAAAGCATGAAGGGCTTGAATTACTATCCTCAAGACACTCCGTGGGATGTTTTTGGTAAGAAGTATAGCGATTCTACGATTGCCAAAGACTTTGGTTTGATTAAGAATATGGGCTTGAATACCATTCGAATTTTTATTCCGTATGAAGATTTCGGTGCCGCTCATGTAGATGGAAAGAAACTTGAAAAAGTCAAGTCGTTGCTAGATATAGCCCATGAGAACCAATTAATGGCCGTGGTTACATTATTTGATTTTTACGGAAATTATGACGTTTTCGACTGGACCTTGACACACAGACATGCCGAGCAAGTAGTGAACGCTTTAAAAGAGCATCCTGCTCTATTGGCGTGGGATTTAAAAAATGAGCCAGACCTTGATTTTGATTCGAGGCAAAAAAGTGTGGTAATGGCGTGGTTGGGTAAAATGCACGAAAAAGTACAGAGTTGGGATCCAAACCACCCAATAACTGTAGGTTGGGCGACCCCTGAAGCAGCAATAAACTTAAGTGATAAGCTTGATTTTATATCATTTCACTATTATCGTGATATCAGCGAATTCAAAAGTTCATTTGATAAGCTGAAATCTTCGGTCACAGATAGTAACAAGCCTATTGTTCTGCAGGAGTATGGGGTTTCTTCATATAGTGGCCTGTGGAATGGTTTTCGAGGTTCAGATGAATACCAAGCTGAGTACTACAAAGAGATGCAGTCTATTTTGAAAGAGGCTGATATTCCATTCTTATTTTGGACTCTCTACGACTTTACTCAAGTACCCAATTCAGTGGTAGGCTGGCGACCTTGGAGAAAACAGCCTCAAAAACATTACGGTTGTATCGGGCTGGATGGTAAACCAAAAGCAGCGATGAAATATCTCACGCAAGAATAA